A single genomic interval of Hyphomicrobium methylovorum harbors:
- a CDS encoding transglycosylase domain-containing protein, with amino-acid sequence MILHVLRQLIAAGDLCLSIPRRILRTLMMAIPFNPRLGPLRHVATAVVLYGLFALVLVYVAAPIRGYIGQLTLHDKLGYDAERWLATAIYDPKGNFIGTFDPRLDSLRDVNYTDSAIELGDYVANPDHKSIPVRDVPEQYWRCLSYHEDRYLGGPLNPFGIDLIGVLKIPLTTISHSLSTGRPTLGVGGSTLPMQFARVIYKTPPRLDEGGIGKLRRKLGEWWLAPVIYRELTRGGDDTLLKQWAANHIWLAQRTGGQPLHGVEVTSQVVFGKEAKDLTTAEQFVLASAVNKPIILLEGNDRLNAVRLDRWRYITEVRARTCAEKLLTDENEQKTVVFELMALAGGPPNPKLRPKLEAALERFAPGQTKRAEANPVIRANLLLPAARFGLREEMKERYGFGWRDYVRGVTTTFDVGENLAFRDGIDSELRTLDAKWMSRIDPAFTLDPSKTSADRSAPNVIVVAADADGRIVRYYETGETAAYFSSLPARNTSDGIYNPRSENRQIASAGKMLLAIALANQGRDTTESLYDDASAPAQGLDTCAKGTSRQPRKAIVSFACSLNAPLISRGAALGQAPVKRLIDGFGFAMPPAAATGGTPPSTAVVLGQIAGAPRRVHLMSSVILASLIGRATKPVNQPTLIKAYDYTQQGEGGSGIAAEAQPAIIPKSLIRPGANGLIRSLLEAPLCYQTGGTAYGTLKTINQWCAHRRAGLRLHFAKTGTSVGLDPNATVDAWASGGLQFTNGAAYSYVVLVGTGNASKPWARDLHAAQVAAPLLDVLLRDLATHAKNNARRDLLPARRAPASPSPSARRATPETLARKAPSVRAPSPADEQLRTLTAN; translated from the coding sequence GTGATTTTACATGTACTGCGGCAACTGATCGCCGCCGGCGACCTCTGCCTCTCTATTCCGCGGCGCATCCTGCGCACGCTGATGATGGCCATACCGTTCAATCCCCGGCTCGGCCCCCTGCGCCATGTCGCAACGGCCGTTGTTCTCTACGGTCTCTTCGCCCTCGTCCTCGTCTACGTCGCCGCCCCGATCCGCGGCTATATCGGGCAACTCACCCTCCACGACAAACTCGGCTACGACGCGGAACGCTGGCTCGCGACTGCCATCTACGATCCGAAGGGAAACTTCATCGGCACGTTCGACCCGCGGCTCGATAGCCTGCGCGACGTGAATTACACCGACTCTGCGATCGAACTCGGCGACTACGTAGCCAACCCGGATCACAAATCGATCCCCGTGCGCGACGTTCCGGAGCAGTACTGGCGTTGCCTTTCCTATCATGAAGACCGCTACCTCGGCGGCCCGCTGAACCCGTTCGGCATCGATCTCATCGGTGTGCTGAAGATCCCCCTGACGACCATTTCGCATTCTCTCAGCACTGGGCGGCCAACCCTCGGCGTCGGCGGATCGACGCTGCCGATGCAGTTCGCGCGCGTGATCTACAAAACACCGCCGCGCCTCGATGAAGGCGGCATCGGTAAACTCCGCCGCAAGCTCGGAGAGTGGTGGCTCGCGCCCGTCATCTATCGCGAACTGACACGCGGAGGTGACGACACGCTTCTGAAGCAATGGGCAGCCAATCACATCTGGCTCGCACAGCGTACCGGCGGACAGCCGCTGCACGGCGTCGAAGTGACAAGCCAAGTCGTATTCGGAAAAGAAGCCAAGGACCTGACGACGGCCGAGCAGTTCGTGCTCGCCTCCGCCGTCAACAAGCCGATCATTCTGCTCGAAGGCAATGACCGGCTGAATGCCGTGCGCCTCGATCGCTGGCGTTACATCACGGAAGTTCGCGCCCGAACCTGCGCGGAAAAACTTCTAACCGATGAAAACGAACAGAAGACCGTTGTCTTCGAGCTGATGGCGCTCGCCGGTGGTCCGCCCAATCCAAAGCTTCGCCCCAAGCTCGAAGCAGCACTTGAACGCTTCGCCCCCGGCCAGACAAAACGTGCGGAAGCCAACCCCGTCATCCGCGCCAATCTGCTATTGCCCGCCGCGCGCTTCGGCTTGCGCGAAGAGATGAAGGAACGCTACGGCTTTGGCTGGCGCGATTACGTGCGCGGCGTCACGACGACATTCGACGTGGGCGAAAACCTCGCATTTCGCGACGGCATCGATTCCGAGCTTCGCACGTTGGATGCGAAGTGGATGTCACGCATCGATCCCGCCTTCACTCTGGATCCCAGCAAGACGTCCGCCGACCGCTCGGCACCGAACGTAATCGTCGTTGCCGCCGATGCCGACGGCCGGATCGTGCGTTACTACGAAACCGGCGAAACAGCCGCCTATTTCAGCTCCCTTCCCGCACGCAACACAAGCGATGGAATTTACAATCCCCGCTCCGAAAACCGACAAATCGCATCCGCGGGAAAAATGCTGCTCGCCATCGCGCTCGCCAATCAAGGCCGCGACACGACGGAAAGCCTGTACGACGACGCGTCGGCTCCAGCGCAGGGTCTCGACACATGCGCCAAGGGCACAAGCCGCCAGCCGCGAAAAGCCATCGTCTCGTTCGCCTGTTCGCTCAACGCGCCACTCATTTCGCGTGGCGCTGCGCTCGGGCAAGCTCCGGTCAAGCGCCTGATCGACGGCTTCGGATTCGCCATGCCGCCCGCCGCCGCAACTGGTGGAACACCACCATCGACGGCCGTCGTGCTCGGACAAATCGCCGGCGCCCCGCGCCGCGTCCACCTGATGTCGAGCGTCATCCTGGCGTCCCTGATCGGCCGCGCGACGAAGCCGGTCAACCAGCCGACGCTCATCAAGGCTTACGATTACACGCAGCAAGGCGAAGGCGGTTCAGGCATTGCAGCGGAAGCCCAACCGGCCATCATTCCAAAATCGCTGATCCGACCTGGCGCGAATGGACTGATCCGTAGCCTTCTCGAAGCGCCGCTCTGCTATCAAACGGGCGGCACCGCATACGGCACACTGAAAACGATCAACCAATGGTGCGCGCACCGCCGCGCCGGACTTCGGCTGCACTTCGCCAAAACGGGAACATCCGTCGGCCTCGATCCGAATGCAACTGTCGATGCCTGGGCCTCGGGCGGTCTGCAATTCACAAACGGCGCCGCATATTCCTACGTTGTACTCGTCGGCACCGGAAACGCGTCAAAGCCCTGGGCGCGAGATCTGCACGCCGCGCAGGTTGCAGCGCCGCTGCTCGACGTTCTGCTGCGAGACCTGGCAACGCACGCGAAAAACAATGCCCGCCGCGATCTTCTTCCGGCCCGGCGCGCTCCGGCATCGCCGTCTCCCAGCGCTCGCCGCGCAACACCCGAAACGCTCGCGAGAAAAGCACCAAGCGTGCGCGCACCTTCGCCCGCAGACGAGCAACTCCGCACTCTAACGGCGAACTAG